DNA sequence from the Peromyscus eremicus unplaced genomic scaffold, PerEre_H2_v1 PerEre#2#chrX_unloc_1, whole genome shotgun sequence genome:
aaatattttacatattccaATTATCCTTGCAGGCAcgaaagaagtcaaactggagagaaacctGTATATACTGAATATGGTAAAATCTTTGCATATGAGAGtcatcttcaaaagcatgaaagtgcacatactagagagaaaccctttcagtgtaatcaatgtgttaaagcctttgctcatcacATTCaacttcaaagtcataaaagaacacaaactggagagaaaccctatgaatgtaatcagtgtggtaaggcctttgcaAAACACGGTACTCTTCAAAtccatgaaagaacacatactggattgagaccctatgaatgtaaacaatgtggtaaaacctttgcacagaacagtcatcttcaaatgcataaaagaacacatactggagagaaaccctatgaatgtaatcagtgcagtaaagcctttgtatgttATAGTGCTCTTCatttacataaaagaacacatactggagagaaaccttatgaatgcattcagtgtggtaaggcctttgcacaacacaatTCTCTTAAAatccataaaagaacacatactggagagaaaccctatgaatgtaatcaatgtggtaaagcctttgctcatcacACTACTTTTCAAatccataaaagaacacacactggagagaaaccctatgaatgtaatcaatgtggtaaagcttttgcatgTTACaaaagtcttcaaatgcataaaagaacacatactggagagaaaccctatttatgtgatcagtgtggtaaagcctttacacaactTAGTACTCTTCAAACGCataaaaaaatacacactggagaaaaaccctatgaatgtaatcagtgtggtaaagcctttacacaactTAGTACTCTTCAAACGCataaaaaaatacacactggagaaaaaccctatgaatgtaatcagtgtggtaaagcctttgtatgtcaTGGTAATCTTCAAAAGCatcaaagaacacatactggagagaaaccttatgaatgtaatcaatgtggtaaggcctttgcacaGCATCGTACTCTTAAAatgcatagaagaacacatactggagagaaactctaggAAAGTAGTCAgtatggtaaagccttttcacatCATAGTAATTTTCAAAGgcataaacaaacacatactggagaaaaagtCCTTTGAATacaatcagtgtgttaaagcctttgcacgtATCAGTAAACTTtgaaatcatgagaaaaaaaaaaacatactgcagagaaaccctataaatttAGTCAGTGTGGTTAATTTTGCACATTATATAGGAGAAAAACTGTATGTGCAGCCAATCTATTAAAGCCTTTCCATATGACAATAGTCTTTGACTATCTGTAAAAGATACTGAGGGCAACTTATTATGAAGTATCTGGTAAGATATTTATCCAACACATTTATAATCATTTACAGTAAAGTATGTATTCTGTAGGTAAATATTTGACTGTCATCAAACTGTTCAAGCATGATGTTGTCCAATTTTATGTTGTTTGTACCAGCAAACTTATGggaaaaaatgaattaatgaacttGAAGACTTATGTGTAGTGTAAAAGGGCCAGCCGCCAAAACACATTCTGACACTGAAAATAGAGCCTGTGAAATACACACCCTTTGTCCCtgaaatcagaggaaaaatcACAGCCTGACTCTGAAGCTAGAGTCAAAGAAGCACATTTTGTTTCTGAATTCAGAACCAGTTATAGAGACACCTTGACCCTGAAATCAAACTGAAAATGTTAAAAGGGGCTAGTGAAAAAAACATTATGGAcctgaaaccagagtcaaagaaGCACACTGTACCATGGACCAACAAGCGCAAAATCATCCAGTCCTTGAGCTTGAAACCAACCAATTCCTGAGCATGACATCCAGCCAATCTTTGAGATTGCTCAAGCCATTTTTCTATTCAAATGGCAGCTGCCTTTTTTCAACATGGAAGAGGAAGTAAATCTCCTGGATTCTTTTcttccaaataaatctcttgtTTGTGCTTTAAATGGAGAACTTTCATGGAAGCAAGTCAGAAACTCACTATTGGATTAGATCAGAGAAGCAACAGACACCTCTGTTGGAAAACTGCCTTTAAGAAGTGGACTAATGACTTTTCTTCATGAACTATTACATTTCTGCAacaatccccccccccatttgaGTGAAGCATAGACGTAACAATTAGGGCTGGacctgagaagaaatggacatctctcttgggaaactctcttagcagaGTGATGCAGAGCTCAGATGTAACAGGTCCCTCTTGGAGAGGAGCAAGATTACAAGATTCTGTGGGGAGACAATTTCTCACTGAAATCCAGCTTCCCAATAGTCATGGTACCTCTTGCCTATCAGCTGTAGGcatccaggatatcttcccttcaCAGCTGAAGGTATAACTTGAATTCCAACAGTCAgtgttcctttctcttcagagttGTAGGTATCTAGGAAGCCTTCCTTTCACATCtctaggtatagcctgacttctgaTTGTCAGGCTAATTTTTCCTCTAGAGCTGTAATACTTGCACTATGAATTTACATGATAATGAACCACTTTTAGATTGTGTACTTATCTTAAATTgcatgaaataactaattcaggtgtaAAACTTTGTGGAtttgtgttagtttttttttctgttgttgcgATATAATGTCTAAGTCAACTAATAAAGGAGTTTAATTTAGACCTTTGTACCAGAGTTTACAGGACCACCATGAAAGTGGCTTGGCAACAGCTGTTCAGACATGGCAGATAAAGCGTGAAGCTAAGAACTCATGACATTTACCTGTAGCataaagcagagagtgggaactgGAAATGGTGTGTCGATGTAATTTCTCAAAGTCTACCCCCAGTGGCATATTTCTTATAGCAGGACAGCATTTCCTAAACCTCCCCATATGACACCACCAACTAAGAAAGATTGATCTCTCtgacttcaagcctacatgctagcTTTCTATTATATGAACCAATTCATTATGAAGGAAAATTCTGGAATCCTTTAGATACCTCAACAACTGTTACAGGAATTAATGCTTACAAGGGAAAAACCTTCATGAAAGAATGTTTGGTTCATGAGTTGTTTTACTTGTGATAATGTAATGTCCCTGTGCTTTTGTGTAGGTATGTGAATGTGCATACTGGATCCTGAGAATGTCAAACCCTTGGATCGTGTTGTAGTAGAAAtacaggaagttgtcaaaaatcagaccttggtcctgggaatgaacatttcttaactgtcTAGACATGTCTCTAGTGTTGTCTGTATTTTATAGCTTATTTATATCATTTGAAGTCAGAATACTAGGACAAATTCATATAAGAGGAAATTACTATTCATGTAAATGATTTGGTTAAAACTTTAGACATCAAAGTTGTCTTCAGCTTGAAGAAAAAAgtcatatttcatttatttatttattttaaagatttatttatttattatttacacagaagagggtaccagacctcattacagatggttatgagccaccatatgggtgctgggaattgaactcaggacctctggaagaatagtcagtgctcttaacctctgagccatctctcaagcccctcatttattttttattgtaccCTTAAAGGAAGTAAATTACTTAGTATGTTCACTCAAGACTGATAGcggagatcactgcattgtggTTTCTATTTTGAAAGATTTTAGGTAGAGGTAGATACTAAAGTGCTATATGTGTGGCAAATTTATTTTGTGAAGTTAATTTTGTGGCCTTTAtactctttctgtgtcttttgttCATCTTCTATTGTGCTTTTACTTAGTGATAGGtgtttttctgctgtaatgtttAGAATGTTATGCCCATTATCTAAGTCatccattgtttatttaaatatgagACAGTGTGTGATCATGCTTTTCAAGTATGAGTATCTGTGAAAGGGTGTTGTTtttgtgttcctggttttgtttttcatatttcacATATACCCCTGATATTCTTGTTATTTGTTATTCATCATGGCTTGAATATCAGTAACcattcagggatacatttgaactcatgatcctcatgtgtcttCCTCCTGAATACAAGTCCAAAGGTAAATGATGTActcccaatgtgtgctgttttgtcaatacaatttaacaatgttaatgttaaaatgcttaataaaaGAGACTATGAGGAACATTAAACCATTAATGTTTAATGTTAATGTTTAATTGAACATTAACCATTtgttcagagtccatgagctcccacaaacTCAGGTCAGCTGTGTCTGTGGGTTCCTCATCATGGACTTGACCCCCCAGCTTGTACAATCCCCCAtttcttcagctttttatttactattaCTTGAtatattacttttcatttttatgatttttctttgttctgaagaAGTTGGTTGAAAAATATTTGTTCTGTAATAGtacatatattattttcttttaggaattccataaaataaattttgactATACTATACTCTTCTGTCATGAAAATGTTGCACAAAATTTCTTTAAGCACCTATAGGGAAAAATTATCTTGCTGTTACTCATAAATTTCTCCACAGACgatgattttaaaatgtgatatagGCAATGGAATTCATtcagaattaaagaaaatctaaGTCATGAAGCTTGTAGGAGAATCATCActgttgaaattaattttttttaaaaaacattactattttacaaacaaaaatctgaataACTTTTGACTGTCCCATATGGATGTTTTactttaatttatatatgtatgtggataTGAGAGAAGATATTGTTATACTTCATGAAATTAGAAAGTGTTCTGTCAAATGgaaagaattctcaaaggaagtgaTTGGGAAGGGAATGGAAAAGGAACACAAAATCTACTAAGGATTTAGAAGTAATTCCAAAGTATCACAGGCTCTTGAACAAAATGAAGAGGGAGCCATTAAAAGGATGATAATCAAAACATGCACAATGtaagaaaatgtcattattaTATCTTTGGCTATAGATGCTAGGTACAAACAAAGAGtggataataaaaaaatagaggTTACTAGAGAAAATTCACATGAATCAAATATAGGGAAtgcttaaaaatttcaaaaataaggcAGGGGAAAAATGTCCGATGCCTGGACAAAATTAAGTCAAGATGTCCTCAACATGGAGGGAAAgaacaattaaaacatttaaggGGTGTCTGACTATCATTGAAATTAGGATAatggaaataaataatatattcctACAGAAATGGAGAGGTAAGTAACTTTGGAGTGTTAGGGGCAACAGTGTTAGTATGTATCAAGGCTGGGAATAATTGAAAAGACAAAGAGTGAATAGACTTACTCATATGTGAAATGGAAAAGGTAGTGAATGAAATTAGAGAGGAGTATAGTACCAATCACTATAACCCAAATAAATGATAGGTGGTGTGGCCAGCTGCAATTCCAGCCTTGGTGGCAGAGACATGGATACCAAAAAGCATATGGGTTGGAAAGACTAGCCATCTTGATGAGCTGTGGGTTTAACTTGGCTCAGTTAATAAAGGAACAATCAAGAATGTTTCCTATAAACTATATGTATAAATCCATGCACATGTGATCATAAGCATACAGCCTCATATATATTTGACATAgaagaatggaactagaaaacccACACAAAAAGTCAAGTGATGCATATAAGACTTTATTAATTGGAGCACTCTAATCTCATTATAGCTCAGCATCCAGAGTTTCTACACAACaaaattttttgggagaaatgacattttaatatacttatctcaaataaaaataattaaaagtactGAGTGCACAAGATTCCATTATTTGATCCCTATGTCAATCCAGTGTGCATTTGTGAAACAAGGTATCAGAGCCTTCTTCAAAGATAAGCAGAAGTTTGGAGCAGGTAGCTCAGCTCAGCCTATGAAGCAAATGACTCGGCCAGCAGGGTCTTCAACGGGGACCTAAAGGAAGGGCTggtgaatgagagggacaagagacacgaAGAAGAACAAGACAGGATGTCtaatcaagctccaaaattttattttcctcttaaggcatatataggcAGGGGCAAAGGAGGGTGCAAGCAGGGAGGGGATTTTAATCACGGGTTGTTCAGGTAGCAGAGAACATTGCTCTGGGAGTTATCTGTCTACTCTTGCCTAACTGCCTAATTGACTAACTGCAGCATCGTCACCTGTTTTCTGAGAAGATGTTCTGGTATTTGTCAGAAGAGAATCTGATGCTACGGAGATTTAAGCAAGGCTTAGATcttagaaaagaggagagaagcccaactATGGTGGCATGTGTGgcaagggtcacttaggcttatggctcccatcatctcctcccttttaattatttatgtcaTCCCAAGGTGGTGGTACAAATTCGCCTGGCGGTGATGGGCGTTAACCAAGGAGGGGAAAGATTGTCCTGATCCTCTTGGTTTATTATATGTGTCTTTTGCTGGAGGAGGGGCCCTGGATGTGTTTTCATTCTTAGACACTAACCCTATGCAATCAGGGATATTCCTCGGGGGACCCAGAGGCAGAAAGCTTGGTCCTCCCCCTGCAGTGCCATTGGTCTCGCACCTTCCTTGGTACCCAAGCTCTTCCCAAGTGGGGCAAGCTTGCATGTTTCTGGGTTTTCATGCAGTTCCCGAAGGACAGTCATGACCCAAAGTCTCTATGTGTCCTTGATTGGCAAGACCAAGCCTATGATAATGGACCTATATAGGTTTTGATGCCAGGGAGTCTATTTGTTTTATGATGAATTGTGTTAGCGTGTGAATTTCAAAGGGATCCAAAGTTACAAATAACAAAAGGCTGACTGACTAATGGTCCTGGGAGATGCATCAAAATGGAGAACATGGATGATCTCCACCAGTCATCTGCCGCGGCAGAGAATCGCTGCTAATGTAGTGCTCGGCTAATTTTATGCAGCTTATTTGTCTGGGTTTCTGCCATTGCAGATTCATTAATATAATAACAACATTCTTCCCTCAGAAAAAGGCATGCCCCGCCCTTTTCTGCTGTCAGGAGGTCCAAGGcccatcgtttttttttttttcttctttggtttttttttggtttggtttgtttgtttgtttgtttttttgagacagtttctcagtgtagttttgtgcctttcctggaactcactctgtagaccaggctggcctcaaactcacagagatctgactgcctctgcctccagagtgctgggattaaaggcatgtgccaccaccacccggccggcCTGTCGGTTTTGCAGGGCAACCTGTTCAAGGCAGATTAACTGCCTCTGAAGGGAGAATAAGGATGCTGCAGAAGCCTCAATTGCTACCTGAAGCTCATTGAATTGCTAGGTGAGCTGCTGTTATGAGGAAGTGACCCAGGGCTCCTTCCACCAAgcctgcagagaccagggagGTGGCAAGGGAAATTCCAGCCAAACGAGGCAAGAAGACAGCTCATTTTTGCTTGGGCTAGGGGTTTCTTATCCCAAGAATTCCACAAGGGACCTGAGCTTAAGGTAGGCAGAGCATGTCCTGTGGGATAGGGATGGTCAATTTTTTTGATAGAGTGCCATTGCACCAAAAGAAAAAGCTAGGGAGAGCAAAAGGATGACTGGGTAATACAGTCTGGTTgcaaaagggaagggaaacattGGTAAAGCAAAAATGAAACTTGGAGTGGCCTGGGTAAAGAAACAAGGGTACTCCAGGGATGGGGTGGAAGCCATGGGAATTATCAGTGGTGGTACAATTAAAGACCTGAGGCAGGGGTACTGCTATCAGGGGAGGACATCCCAGGGCTGCACAAAGGAAGTGTGATGAGAGATTCCCAATGCCAATAACATTGGCAAACAAGGCAATCTCAGTGGagggaaagccaagaaaatggagaggaggaggatgatagtgggtcattaaatttttttcttgtattaggaTATTATGATGGACTATAGATTGTAATTGTACATTAGAGCACCAAATGTAGAGTCTGGAGCTAGGCCATGTGGCTGCTCGGGCCATGTACAAGGCTCCTTCTACTGGACTAGTCCATCAAGAGTCCCACAGGTCCCAAACCACTAGGGAATATCCTGtagatgttttataaaatttaggACCATTCCATTCTCTTCCAATTATCTGTCCCTTAGAAGGAGGAATGGTATCATGAATTTTGCAGTAAGAATAGGGGCATCCTACGCTTTTCTCCTTCAAATAAGTTTTGCAATTATGGACAGTCTGATCGTACAAATACCAGATAGCAAGGGCCACCTTGCCAGGGGaattatgaaaatcagtaaaattGAGTAAAATGGGATTCTGGCATCCTTGCAAGGGGCAATCAGAGTTAGCCAACAGGTATCCAAAGGTCTGTGTTTTAGCTTAATTAGTATAATTTTCAGTCAAATAAAAGCACCATGTAAATGGGGATCTGGCAACTGGTCTCTGGTCCTGATAAGAAGGAACAGGCAGCAGCAAGATTCCAAATATCCAGGGAAATTCTCCCAGTTTTTTCTTCATCAGTATCtgtaaagaaggagaaggaaagagaaaatgatctCAGGGGCTATCCTCTTTCCTGGGTGATTGGTTAGAGTTGACTTGTTTAACTAATCTCTCAGGGAGCCAAGGAGGGCCTCCCTCTGTTTGGTCATAGAGGCATGCTGACCCTCGAACCCAGATCAGGACTGGGTCAGGCCTTTTCCACTGGGCAGTTAAGGGGTCTTGCCACATAACCAGTTCTTGGTGGCTTTGAGTTTGTGGATGCCAAAAGCAATCCACTGCAGACCTTTCATTCTTATCCAAGGTAAGGAAATTAAGGACAAAAAGGGAATGATGTAAAAAATTTGGGGGTTGCGTCGAGGATCATATAGGCTTCTCCTCTTTAGTTTGTGAAGCATGGATTTTAGAGTCTGATGAGCACGTTCAATGATGCCCTGGCCCTGGGGGTTGGAAGGAATGCCAGTGACATGCTTAATCTGAAGTTGTGGCAAAAAGAGTGAAATTTTTTCCAGTATATGCTgggccattatcagtttttaaaactttaggCTTTCCTAGGACAGAAAAGCATTGTAAAATATGGGAAATAACCTTTTTGGAGGCCTCTCCAGCCTGGAGAGAGGCAAATATAAAACCACTATAGGTATcaactgtaacatgtatgtatttaagtttaccaaattaaattaaatgtgtaacatccatttgccaaatttcattgggAACCAAGCCCCACGGGTTAACTCCCAGATGTTGAACTGGGAGGGAGACTACAGTCAGTgcaattt
Encoded proteins:
- the LOC131900905 gene encoding zinc finger protein 120-like, producing MSVNAVTYDDVHVNFTWEEWTLLDSSQKNLYKDVMLETYRNLTIIGYSWEDHNIEEHFQSSRRHVRHERSQTGEKPVYTEYGKIFAYESHLQKHESAHTREKPFQCNQCVKAFAHHIQLQSHKRTQTGEKPYECNQCGKAFAKHGTLQIHERTHTGLRPYECKQCGKTFAQNSHLQMHKRTHTGEKPYECNQCSKAFVCYSALHLHKRTHTGEKPYECIQCGKAFAQHNSLKIHKRTHTGEKPYECNQCGKAFAHHTTFQIHKRTHTGEKPYECNQCGKAFACYKSLQMHKRTHTGEKPYLCDQCGKAFTQLSTLQTHKKIHTGEKPYECNQCGKAFTQLSTLQTHKKIHTGEKPYECNQCGKAFVCHGNLQKHQRTHTGEKPYECNQCGKAFAQHRTLKMHRRTHTAEKPYKFSQCG